tctctctctccttggcAGGCAGCAAGACCTCAAAGGAAGAGTGAGATTCCTGCTTACAGCTGTGCATCACCCCGAGTGGGGCTCCTGTCAGGAGAAAAGGCCATCACTCAAGAAGCGGTGAGGGGCCCTACTCTCCGCCCGCCTGATGCCATCCCTGCACTCGACCTCTCTGGCAAGCCCCATCTCTACCCGACAATCCCTCCTTGCCTCAGGCCTCCATCTTATACCCCCAGGCTCAGCGGCAGCTGCTCCATGAGGAGCTGAAGGTGGTCCTGCAGCAGAAGGAGGAGAGGACACGGGAGCTCGAGCCCCCAGGTGACTCTCTGCAGAGCTATGGAGGCCAGGAGCCGCAGCGCTGAGGTGGGTGTCCACAGGTTAGGGTGCCAAGAAGGCATGTCCCGGCTTCTCTGGGCCTTGGTATCCCCACCTGGAAGCTGGAAATAGGAAATGTGAGGGAGAAATTAACATGTCAAATGCTCAATACAACGCGCTCGGGGCCTACAGATGggtgtggtggcttatgcctATCATTTTGGctttcaagttcaaggtcaacttgggCAATTTAGTAAGGTCCTATCccacaaagattaaaaaaaaaaagtgtcactcAGGGGTAAAGTACCCTAATATGCACAAGATCTTGGAGTCAGCCCTCGATTATgaggatgatgatggtgatggtgatgatgacgacgatgacgatgatgacgatgacgaaaCCCAGCAGAGGGGCCAGCAGAtgggctcagtgggtacaggtgcttgctgccaagtctgatgacctgagtgcaATCTTCTGGAAGCTACATGGTAGAGGAGAGGACCCGGATCCTAAAATTGATTCCTTTGACCTTCatgcattatacacacacataaataaatgtaaacaaacaaaacaaacaaaaaagggaaacccttggctggacagatggcaaagtggttaagagtactggctgcttttccagaggattcctttcaatttccagcaaccacatgggggttCAAACCCCTTAGAGATCTGACACACTcactcctctgacctccactgacaCTAAGCACGTATGTGGTGCACAGCGTTACACGCAGGCAAAACGCCGATGCACACAAAATCCTTTGTTTATCTTGTTGTTTTGCTGCCTCgcccctacctttttttttttttttttttaataatacggtttctctttgtagtcttggctgtcctggaactgtctcTGTAGTCTGTAAACagaacaggctggcctgaaactcagagatctgcctgcctctgcctcctgagtgccagaattaaagtgcaccaccactgcccagctcccaagtcattttaaaataaatttaaacataccTGGGTGTGATAGCACAggcttttaatcctagctcttgggaagcagaggcaggtggatcagtgAGTTCAGGGTCTTcacagtgagcttcaggacagacAGCCAGTgccttgagaccctgtcttgaaaaacaaaaacaaaaccaaaaaattcaACAGAAATATTTTATCAGAAGAGACTAGTTATAACCAAGCATGGATACATGCTTATGATCCTAGCActtgtactcaggaggctgaggcagggggactactgtgagttagaggccaacctgaaatacagagtaagaccctgagTCAAAACACCCCACTACAGATAAGAGCTGACAAAGTACAAAGTCACTGTAGAGGACGTAGGGACCCACAAGGCAAATCCAGTCCTTTCCTGCTTTATGTACAGCCCTAAGCAGGTGACCTAACTTCTTGGAGCCCCAGCTTCCCCACTGGTGAGGTGGGGTGATGGTCCCCATCTCTGGGAACTCCGATGGTTCATTTTTTGGACTACTGCATAGTCTGGTACCAAGAGATCACCTTCAGTCACTGCCACTGCTTTCAGATTCGATGTTAGCAGTTTTAACCTCTTCTACTGAGTACCAGGCTGGGTGGCTCTACTTACAAAGGAGCCTCATTAAGGCTGAGGGTGACAGGCAATGGGGTCACGGCCTATAGAGTCCTGGGGTGGAATACCTAAGACAAGACTTGGCTGTTAATGTGCTTTGAGGCATTAAGTAAGTCACTTTAAATTCCTAGGAGTTACTGCCTTCCTGTGACTTCCCAAAAAAACACGGGGAGACACAAGATGCTGTCCAAAGGGGAGTGGAAGGACCCTACTGTTCCAagaagctcccccccccccaactaatGTTTCATATTCTCCTGCTCTAGTCCCACTGCAGTAGGGCATCTAGTCTAGGCCTGATTTTCCCTCTCCTGGCTGGTCGCAGTGCCTTGCATTCTCCCAGGTCCATCCATGCTTGGTCAGGTTTCAGTTCACAACCAGACTTTCCTTTCACACCACCCAACTTTGCAGTACAGCAACAGGCCCAGAAGTGCAAGGTGCTCCGCAAAATCTTGTGGTTTCCTAGACAGAATCAGACCTCTCGCTTCCCCTTCTGGGAAGCAGATGTGAACCCTCTAGCGTGTTTCAGAGCCAGGGCCAGCAAATACCATGAATGCCAGTTCTGCTGCGGTCACCATTCATTACccacgcacccccccccccttcattgGATTCCTTTTCCCGGGGGAGTTATGCATGTCTTGGAGTTAAGAGTTCACAACAGCATTCTTACACATATTCAAGCCCACAGAGGGCAAGACCCCATTCTTCCATCCCGCATGGCTTAAGGGTGTCTCCCTTTATTAGAGGCATGCCTTTGTCCTGTAGGAATAACTATTATCAagctgaatattttatattttggtttgtttagtttcatgttgggaacagaactcagaaccTCGTGCGTGCTATGCAAGACTTCTACCACTGGGTTAAATCCCTAGGCTTGTTGTGTAGTTATTAAAGCCCCATTTGGTCTTTAAAATATGGATATTGGAATTGGCATTTTGTCTTAtgactttagtcccagtactttaAGGAGGATCTCTGAAGGAGGATTTCTAGGACGTTCTGGGCTAcaggagtccctgtctcaaaaataaaatgaaaaaaaaggaagaaaaggaagaaagaatggaaaattaataAGCTTCTCAAAATCACCTAATTTGGCACTTCTAGTCCCGCCCCATGATCTTGCCCCGCCTACTCATCCCCTCTTCTtccagccccgccccgccccttgCTTTTCGGACCGCGACCCTCCCAGAGAGCGAGCGGGAAAGGAGAGCTGTTTAACCACAACGCGGGTCCTAGAGAAGGAACGCCATGGCGAGCTCTGGGCGAGTTGCCGTCTTGGAGCTCCATGGCGACCCCTTGCTGCCCCTCGCAGGAGCTGAGACGGGCGGAGTTGGTGGAGATTATCGTGGAGACCGAGGCACAGACCGGGGTCAGCGGCTTCAACGTAGCAGGCGGCGGCAAAGAAGGAATCTTTGTCCGTGAGCTGCGAGAGGACTCACCGGCAGCTAAGAGCCTCAGCTTGCAAGAAGGTAGGCGTGGTCTGCATATGGCAAGGCGGAGCCGGCCTATGGGGGCGGAGTTAAGAATTTGCCTTGGCCACCGCGCTGGGGGCGTGACTTGGGGAGGGCGGGGCACATCGGGTCTGTGGAGGCGGAGTTAGGAATCTGCTTTGGGTCCGGGGCCTGGCGGGGGCGTGGCGGAGTGGGGCGGAGTCTGAAGGCCTGGTGGGTCAGGGTTGACCTGCATGGGTGTGGTTAGGTATCCGCCTAGAGTGCTGGCAGGATGAAACTGAAGTTGTGCTTATTTGCTAGGAGGCGGGGTTAAGAGGTTGTGGCGAGGCTTTCCTTGTTCTGAATCTAGCTCCTCCAGCATGCCAGGCCTTTGCTCTACCACCGAATTACATTGTTTTGGGGGCTCGGAAAGGAGCCCAGGCCTGCCTGAACTCGCTGTACAGCTGAGGATGTACTTCGTCTACCAAAAGCTGGGATATAGGCACGCACCCCTATGCCcgtctttctatttttttaaaatttttgagtcTAAATTGCTcgagttggccttgaacttcctgtgtaaccctggctgtaaacttaaaaaataattagtttattttatttgtatggatgttttgccacCAACTATGTCGGTGTGTGATGTATCTGTTGtacccctggaggccagaagagggctcggAATCCCCTGTGCGCCACCAAGTGGGTgatagatcctctggaagagcagagagcagtcttaactgctgagccatcttgccagcccttggccttgaacttttgatccttctgcctcagcctccagggtagctgggatgacaggcctgAGCGACCATGCCCAGCTGGCACTATGATTATTTAGGGCCGGTTCATTGTCTGTGTTGGACTCCCAGAACCCTCGTGATATTTCTGTGTCTCcatattttcatctttaaatgGGAATAATTAGCACTGACCTCATGAGGTTATTATGTAGCTTAAATGAGTCAGGTTTTGAAAACAGCACACAGATAAGTGTCACACAGTAAGCACTATGTAAGTGCTAATTAATGTGTTATTGGGACAGGAAAAAGGGGTGGAGTTAACTTGAGATGGAGAGAGGAACTTAATTAAATGAAAGATGTTTTTAAGAACTATGGATAGAGCTGTTTCAACTTATGCATTGCATGTAGCaattattctttctttaattaattatttttaaaatgtatatgttcATTTTTGTCAtactgaggatggaacccagggctttttgGATGAATGCTAGGTGAATGCTCTATGAACTGTGCTCCCAGCCTCTCATTGGTGAGCTCTAGGCAAGCCTTCTACCAGTGAAGTACATCCCGTTCCATAACAGTTATTTACTAAGCATCTTACTGCTTTGGCTACAATGGTGAACAGAACACAGAAAGGTCCCTACACATAAGAAACTTACagaagggctggcgagatggctcagtgggtaagagcacccgactgctcttccgaaggtccagagttcaaatcccagcaaccacatggtggctcacaaccatctgtaacgagatctgactccctgttctggagtgtctgaagacagctacaatgtacttacatataataaataaataaataaataaatgaataaataaaagaaacttacAGAATAGTGGGGTGAAACTCATGAGAAGGTAGGGGCAAGGGCAGTTTTGAAGGGCTCATAAGGACTATGACTTTTATTCTGTGACATAAGcagaagagaagcagaaatgaGTCTTGTTTAGCTGCTTTATTTACAGTTGGCTGAAATGTAAGAGGCAGCATCAGGGACAAGATCAATTAGCCTCTAAGAAGTGATGGATGGGCAGGCTTAATATGGTGGTGTTGGAAGGACTTGACTCTCAGATATTCAGGACTAGGTGTGGGCTACCATAGAGAGGGAGGCCTCAAGGATGCTTCTAGGCATCACTTTTAGGTGATAGAGTGACTGGCCAGGTTTCATCCCCACTTCATTGGTTGTGGGGAATCTCCAAGGAGGTTTGACCTGAGGACTGAGTGGCCTGCTGATACCTGTTTGGAGAAAGACAAGGTcggagtgttttttaaaaaacaaaacaaaacaaaacacccaaggacaattttattacagactgggagaaaaaccCCAGTGCAGGCAGTAAGTCTTAGCAATTGTTGagtgggggagaggaagagagagagccaggTCTTTTAAGTTAGGGTCCAAGAAAGCAATGGAGGTTAGTAAGTAGTCACATGGCTaaagggatggggggaggggtgtgggagcctcagagaaagaataagaaaacacaaaacactgTGCCAGGGAAAGCATGCCCAGGCTCTGAGCAGTATCCAAGAGAACAGAAAGGGATAAGAGGAGCAGTTGCCAGGCTTCAACGTGCTACCTGATAGGAGCTTGGCAGACACGGCCTTtagtcttttcttgtttgtttgtttggtttggttaggtttttcaagacagcctttctctatgtagccctggttatcccgaactccctctgtagaccaggctggcctcgaactgactTACTACtgccatttgcctctgcctcccaagtgctgggattaaaggcattgccaccatgcccagcttgttttctttttctttttttttttaaagtgaatctttttttttaattttatttatttattatatgtaaatatactgtagctgtcctcagacactccagaagagggcatcagatctcattaaagatggttgtgagccaccatgtggttgctgggatttgaactcaggacctttggaagaacagtcagtgctcttaaccgctgagccatctctccagccccccagcttgttttcttattttaatttcttgagaCAAAGTTTCCCTTTGTGCTCCAGGCAAGCCTTTGATttctcctgctccagcctctggAGGGTTGGGATGACAGGCAACCTGGGACCCATCAAATGCTGCAAATCAAAGCTGTTTCTTGAACACTGACTAGGGGTGTGGAAGGGCACCTAGGTAGACAATCTACCCTTCACATTTCTGAATTCTGTATCTGAGGATTCAGCCGATCAGAGACTGAAATTATTTGTGCCTGTGTTGGGGGGGAAGTGCCCATACTGAACATGtctggactttctttttttttttaatgtttgtttgtttgtttgtttatttatttatttattatatgtaagtacactgtagctgtcctcaaacactccagaagagggagtcagatctcgttatggatggttgtgagccaccatgtggttgctgggatttgaactttggaccttcggaagagcagtcgggtgctcttacccactgagccatctcaccagcccatgtctGGACTTTCTTCTTTCGTTATTCCCTAAGGGGCTAGAGATAGGACTCTGCAGTTACGAGCATTTGCTAGCCAtgcagagaaccagggttcagttcccaacacccacactgtGCCTCACAACTGTCCCTTACAAGGGtcatatgccctcttctgggctctgcacTGTTGTGCATGGAAACAAAgtactcaaacacaaaagaataaatcttaaaacacaaAGGAACAACTATTATATAGTATTTACATTGTATCATATATAATTTGGAGTTTGTAGTGCTGGGCTATCATTCCAACAGCCCTTGGGAGCCTGGGGCAGGAGATTCttgagtttaaggctagtctgGACCACACAGGGAGATTttgtatcaaacaaacaaacaaacaaacaaacaaacaaacaaacaaagttattTAAGTGTCCAAGGCAGGAGAATGGAAAGTTCAAGGTCTGCCTTGGCAACTTAGtaacatcctgtctcaaagataGAGAAAAGAGGACTAGGGctctggctcagtggtagagcacttgcctagagtTCAGAAGTGAGAGccttggggtgtggctcagtggtagaacattagTCTAGTATGCataaggccctggattcaatctccagcatcataaaaaacaaaacaaaacaaaacaaaacaaacaaacaaaacaagaacaacaaaaaaaaaaccaaaaaccaaaaaacaaacaaacccagaagtTAGAAAGttaggctgagaagatggctcagcatttaagagtgctggttactcttccagaggacccggatgaggaggaggaggaacatggtgatgatgacgacgatgatgatgatgattcttttctttttctttggagacagggtttctctgtatagccctggctgccctagaactcactctgtagaccaggctggcctcaaactcagagccatgcctgcctctacctcccaagtgttgggactaaaagcatgcatcaccatgcttaGCTTTAGACCCAAATTTTATTCCTAGTGGCCACATGGTAGTTCAAAAAAACTCTGTGACTCCAGTCCTGGGGGATccgacaccttcttctggcttctatgggtaCCAGGCGCACATGCGGAGCATAGACATGCATGTAAGCAAAATGctcatatattaaaaacaaacaaacaaaaaacccactaaaatataataataaaactcCAAAATTTTACCTAGAGATGAAGTACAGGGAATGCAGGGTGAATGTATATAGGTTTTATGCAAATATTATGTTTACATGAGATTTGTACATTCACAATTTTAATACTTGGGTGAATAGTGCTCAAAAACTTCCCTGCAGAGATTGGGGGACCCAATAAGTGTAGAGGGGGGAATTCAAGGATGGAAGCATAAATGTGGGTACCTTACTAAGCTTCACAAAATTCCCCAAACTGGGGTactataatcctagtactcaggaggctgaggcaggaggattgatagtttgaggctagccttggagTCATAGTGAGAAAAAGAtcaagactagcctgagctacacagggaaacccagcttcagaaagcaaaaacaaacaaacaaacaaacaaacaaggttggagagctagctcagcggttaagacacAAGCTgaacagaggacctgagtttgtctCTGACACCCtttctgggcagctcacaactatctgtaactccagttccagaaaatcCAAAGCCCTCTCTCGTTTCTGTGGGAgccagcatacatacatacatacatacatacatacatacatacacacacacacacacacacacacatatacacacacatacaaatatacatacacttacacacacatacaaaaaaacacacacactaagacaaacataaacacatatactcaaacatgcacacacatatacatactcacacatacacaaatacaaacacacacacacatacacacacacacacatacatacacatacactcacagtcacatattcacataaacaaaaataaaataaatattattattattttatttatttaattttttaaaagatgtatttattatatgtaagtacactatagctgtcttcagacacaccagaagagggcatcagatctcattaaagatggttgtgagccaccatgtggttgctgggaatcgaactcaggacctctggaagaacagtcagtgcccttaactgctgagccatctctccagccccttatttattttcggaacagggtttctctgtgtagccctggctgacctggcactcactctatagaccaggctggcctcgaactcagagatcctcctgcctctgcctcccaagtgctggaattaaaggcatgcgccaccatgcccggcaataaaataaatattaaaacagacACAATAAAGAGTATCaccgggctggagaaatggctcagcagttaagagcactgactgctcttccagaggtcctgagttcaaatcccagaaaccacatggtcgctcacagccatctgtaatgaaatctgatgccctcttctggggtatctgaagaaaTCTACATTGTacttccataaataaataaataaattaaaaaaaaaaaagagtattaccagagcctggaaagatggttccacggttaagagtgctgagttcagccgggcttggtggtacacgcctttaatcccagcactctgagttaaaggccagcctggtctacaaagtgagttccaggacagccagggctatacagagaaactctgtcttgaaccccccctcccccgcaaaaaaaaaaaaaaaaaaaaaaaaaaaaagagtgctgagttcagtttccagagcccatatacacacagacatacattaaaagtaggggagcggggctggtgagatggctcagtgggtaagagcacccgactgctcttctgaaggtccgaagttcaaatcccagcaaccacatggtggctcacaaccacccgaaatgagatctgatgccctcttctggtgtgtctgaagacagctacagtgtacttacatataataaataaataaataaataaataaataaattaattaattaattaaaaaaaaaaagtaggggagCGAGCAAGTGTAGCAacacacttctttaatcccagcacttggacagcaaaggcaggtggatctctgttaaaCTGAGGCCTGTGTCTAGGCAAAGACAATTCACGGCCTGAATCTTCTGTCAGCCTGTCTGTCATATGGACAGACTGAACatactggagactgaacccaggacaCCCTTCGTACTAGACAAGTGTGCTCTGTCGCAGAGCTATGTCTCCAATTTTAACAGTGTATTCTTATGAATTCAAGAAGCTGGGGAAGGAGCCATCCACAGAGGGTAAGGTACCTCCTTATAGGTTTTCAGCTTCATAACCcatagcagggtgtggtggcaaatgcctgtaatcttagccctTGAGCTGGAGGAAGAGGGTCAAGGGTTTAAGATCATCCTCGGCTATAGAGTGAACTGAGTTACATGAAACCCCTGTGGGTGCTCAAGGATGCTACTTTCTGATTCTGATCTCACAAGGAACCCTCTGCTTGAATGATGAGGATGGAAAAGGAGAGTGAAGAGACAACCATAAGTGGCCCGAGTGAATCGGTTCCTTCCGGAAAGGGGCGGGGCTAAAGCTAAAGCTCTTGGAGCCATAACCTCTGAAATTACCTCTCAAGCTAGAGGCCTGTGGATATGCAGGGTCAAAATCTGGGATTGGGCCTCTCTTGGCTGACTCCTTGGAAGTGGGTGGGCCCAAGTGTGGGTGGAGTCAGGAGACACTCACTCCAGACCCACCTCCACCTCGTTTGCAGGGGACCAGCTGCTGAGTGCCCGTGTGTTCTTTGAGAACTTCAAATATGAGGATGCACTTCGCCTGCTGCAATGCGCAGAGCCCTACAAGGTCTCCTTCTGCTTGAAGCGCACTGTGCCCACCGGGGATCTGGCACTGAGGCCCGGGACGGTGTCTGGATACGAGATGAAGGGCCCACGGGCCAAAGTGGCCAAGCTGGTACGCGTGCTTAGCCCGGTCCCGGTCCAGGACAGCCCCAGTGACCGGGTCGCTGCTGCGCCGTAAACCCTACTCCCTTTCACTGTGGCCCACTTTGGCCCTCTGTCTGTCACTAACCCGACACTAATTCGCCCTCTGTCCCTTGTTCTCTGCTCCTAAACTCCACTCCTGTCAAAGGGTGCACCTATTGGCAGGTGGTTCTCACCCATCCCCACCATGCAACCCGGGCTCATTAGGGGTCATGGAGTCCTGGAAGGCCAGATTCTAGCCCAATGGCTGTTGGGTTACTGAGTGACCCaagtttcttttcctctctgggTCGCAGTTTCCCCAACTCTACAATAAGGATGTTGGGGGAAATTCCAGAATTTTTGGGTTCCCATTGCCACATCCCTGTCCCATTGCCACATCACTGTGAGATTCTGAATGACTGTCATTGCCTTCCTGAAGTGACAGGCAGGAAGGTGGATGTGTTTTGGGATATACTCTACCCCAAACTTCTCCCAGCCTGGTATACTAGGTGGGTTATTTTTCTATCTACTCCCAGCCTCCCACTGTCCCacagcctcctgcctctctcctctctcctcagaaCATCCAGAGTCTGGCCcctgtgaagaagaagaagatggtgACTGGGGCCCTGGGGACCCCTGCAGATTTGGCCCCTGTTGACGTCGAGTTCTCTTTTCCCAAGTTCTCCCGACTGCGTCGGGGTCTCAAAGCCGAGGCTGTCAAGGGACCTGTCCCAGCTGCCCCAGCCCGTCG
This Mus musculus strain C57BL/6J chromosome 7, GRCm38.p6 C57BL/6J DNA region includes the following protein-coding sequences:
- the Prx gene encoding periaxin isoform S (isoform S is encoded by transcript variant 2), yielding MEARSRSAEELRRAELVEIIVETEAQTGVSGFNVAGGGKEGIFVRELREDSPAAKSLSLQEGDQLLSARVFFENFKYEDALRLLQCAEPYKVSFCLKRTVPTGDLALRPGTVSGYEMKGPRAKVAKLVRVLSPVPVQDSPSDRVAAAP